The following are encoded together in the Roseivirga misakiensis genome:
- a CDS encoding PorP/SprF family type IX secretion system membrane protein yields MKFLRNITFALVLMIFGQVGLAQQQVMFTQYMFNGLAINPAYAGSHDNITATFLAREQWVGLEGAPASQTFSIHSPINASGSANLGALLIHDKIGVTDQTTAYLAFAYRIRFSGSARLAFGLQGGISNYISRFSRISSVDPVFANGDVNINRPNFGAGLYFNTNRFFAGVSVPQLVRSKLDVNNSDSDSRLERHYFGYAGYVFDISSDLKFKPNLLVKYVENAPVEFDVNANFLIKDIIWAGLSYRSFDSFDALFQVQITKQFQFGYSYDFATTTDLRRVNAGSHEIMLTYTFVFGKKKIISPRYF; encoded by the coding sequence ATGAAGTTTTTAAGAAACATAACATTCGCTTTGGTTTTGATGATCTTTGGACAAGTTGGACTTGCCCAGCAACAGGTCATGTTTACACAATACATGTTTAATGGACTGGCAATTAACCCTGCCTATGCGGGTAGCCATGATAATATCACGGCTACCTTTTTAGCCCGTGAACAATGGGTGGGGCTCGAAGGAGCGCCAGCGAGTCAAACATTCAGTATTCACTCCCCGATTAATGCTAGTGGAAGTGCCAACCTTGGTGCCCTGCTAATCCATGATAAGATTGGGGTAACTGATCAAACCACAGCCTACTTGGCTTTTGCCTACAGAATTAGGTTTAGCGGATCGGCTAGGTTGGCCTTTGGCTTACAAGGTGGAATTAGTAACTATATCTCGAGATTTAGTAGAATTAGCAGTGTAGACCCTGTTTTTGCCAATGGTGATGTAAACATCAACAGACCTAATTTTGGTGCTGGACTATATTTTAACACTAACCGATTCTTTGCAGGTGTTTCAGTGCCTCAATTAGTAAGAAGTAAGTTAGATGTAAACAACAGCGATTCGGACTCCAGACTAGAAAGGCACTATTTCGGGTATGCAGGTTATGTTTTTGACATATCAAGTGACTTAAAATTCAAGCCTAATTTGTTAGTGAAGTATGTGGAAAATGCTCCTGTCGAGTTTGACGTGAATGCTAATTTCCTAATCAAGGATATTATCTGGGCGGGTTTATCATACCGTTCTTTCGATTCCTTTGATGCACTATTTCAGGTACAAATCACCAAACAGTTTCAGTTCGGCTATTCATATGATTTTGCCACTACCACTGATTTGAGACGAGTAAATGCCGGTTCTCATGAGATCATGCTTACCTACACATTTGTTTTCGGAAAGAAAAAAATTATTTCACCAAGATATTTTTAA
- a CDS encoding OmpA family protein: MRAGKLFDNFEYAAAAKIYERLVERDSSFNYAKLQLAESYRKMNMPEEALPFYAEVVSDSSVAKPIHTLYYAQALMSAERYDRALTALSDFYASQGDVRATNLTNGITNFEGFYSDSSYYKINLSKFNSEADDYSPTYFRDGLVFSSNRKKFRLVKRTHGWDNKNFHELYFTNPGVDSVETTKLFNKKLNTRYHEGPMVFYDDDEKAFFTRNNYNGKRVGTASDETINLQLYMTQRSGVNSEWDKPMSFKYNSKEFSTGHPTISEDEKTLYFASNRPGGNGGVDIYKSTFEDGDWGEPVNLGSEINTPGDEMFPHVHKGVLYFSSNGHYGMGGLDVYQYDFNDTAAVVKNMGYPINSPKDDFGLILSSNDTTGYFTSNRPGGAGNDDIYQIEVNLPKRPKQVFLKGIVVDQRSGRPLEDTEVFLSTSEGDSISFITNADGGFEYELAWDQKYNLTALKPDWSVGRDSASTFDDMLDKEFITIPLRELLVVKGDLVTPGGRPVDDALVTFTETTTGEVDSVRTNENGLLYFIAQPGAEYDVFLQKPGYFNFRTKVATGNDPGGVIKFDLEMDEIIIGKAIRIENIYFDLNKSDIRPDAAIELDKIVAMMTDNPTVKIELGSHTDSRGGDPYNLALSDRRARSSAAYIVSKGIAQDRITGKGYGETQLTNQCEDGIRCQPEEHQANRRTEFKVISF, translated from the coding sequence ATGCGCGCCGGTAAATTGTTCGATAATTTTGAGTACGCGGCGGCGGCCAAGATTTACGAAAGATTAGTAGAAAGAGATTCGTCATTTAATTATGCCAAACTTCAGTTAGCAGAGTCTTACAGAAAAATGAATATGCCCGAGGAAGCACTACCCTTCTATGCAGAAGTAGTCTCGGATTCATCTGTGGCTAAACCTATTCATACCCTATATTATGCACAAGCTTTAATGAGTGCCGAGAGGTATGATCGCGCGCTGACAGCACTTTCAGATTTCTATGCGAGTCAAGGTGATGTTCGAGCAACGAACCTGACAAATGGCATAACAAATTTTGAAGGCTTCTATAGCGATTCTTCTTACTATAAAATCAACCTGTCAAAGTTCAATTCAGAAGCTGATGACTACAGCCCAACTTATTTCAGAGATGGGCTTGTTTTCTCATCGAATCGTAAAAAGTTCAGACTCGTCAAACGAACTCACGGATGGGACAATAAGAATTTCCATGAATTGTATTTCACAAATCCAGGCGTCGATTCTGTTGAAACAACTAAGCTATTCAACAAAAAACTGAATACACGTTACCACGAAGGCCCAATGGTTTTCTATGATGATGACGAAAAAGCGTTTTTTACCAGAAATAACTACAACGGAAAGCGAGTTGGTACGGCCAGCGATGAAACGATAAACCTACAACTTTACATGACCCAAAGAAGTGGTGTGAATTCTGAGTGGGACAAACCGATGTCGTTCAAATACAATAGCAAAGAATTTAGCACAGGTCATCCGACCATTTCAGAGGATGAAAAAACGCTCTATTTTGCGTCAAACCGACCTGGTGGCAATGGCGGTGTCGACATATATAAGTCTACTTTTGAAGATGGAGATTGGGGTGAACCCGTAAACCTTGGAAGCGAAATCAATACCCCTGGAGATGAGATGTTTCCACATGTTCATAAAGGTGTCCTCTACTTTTCATCCAATGGCCATTATGGAATGGGCGGGCTAGATGTTTATCAATACGATTTCAATGACACGGCCGCCGTTGTAAAAAACATGGGGTATCCGATTAATTCTCCAAAAGATGACTTTGGACTGATTTTATCCTCAAACGATACAACTGGCTATTTTACTTCTAACCGACCAGGTGGGGCTGGTAACGATGATATCTACCAAATCGAGGTGAACTTACCAAAACGACCTAAACAGGTTTTCCTGAAAGGTATTGTTGTTGATCAAAGATCAGGTAGACCCCTTGAAGATACTGAGGTCTTTTTATCGACGAGCGAAGGGGATAGCATTAGTTTCATTACAAACGCTGATGGAGGCTTTGAATATGAGTTAGCCTGGGATCAGAAGTACAATCTGACTGCGCTTAAGCCCGATTGGTCAGTTGGCCGAGATTCTGCATCCACCTTTGACGATATGCTTGATAAAGAATTTATCACTATTCCACTCCGAGAACTTCTTGTCGTAAAAGGAGATTTGGTAACCCCTGGTGGAAGGCCGGTGGATGATGCACTCGTGACCTTCACTGAAACTACTACAGGTGAAGTAGATAGTGTACGAACCAATGAAAATGGATTACTCTACTTTATAGCCCAACCTGGTGCTGAATATGATGTCTTCCTACAAAAGCCAGGATATTTCAACTTTAGAACTAAAGTTGCGACAGGAAATGATCCGGGTGGTGTCATTAAGTTCGATCTTGAGATGGATGAAATTATCATTGGAAAAGCAATACGTATTGAAAACATTTATTTTGATTTGAATAAATCAGACATTCGTCCAGATGCGGCGATAGAACTTGACAAAATAGTGGCCATGATGACAGATAACCCAACCGTTAAAATAGAATTGGGTTCGCATACGGATTCACGCGGTGGCGATCCTTATAACCTCGCCTTATCTGATCGCAGGGCACGCTCATCGGCTGCCTATATCGTGTCGAAAGGTATTGCGCAAGACAGGATTACGGGCAAAGGATATGGTGAAACACAGCTTACGAACCAATGTGAGGACGGTATCAGATGCCAACCAGAAGAACATCAAGCAAACAGGAGAACTGAATTTAAAGTAATTTCATTTTAG